The DNA window AAAGTTTCTTCATGCGATCCCGGGACATACCCTTCCGCCTCGTCCCCGAAGGCGTTTTTGTCTCCCTCCGCTCCTTCAGGGACAAAAACGATGCTTCCGCGCGGAACCTTGCCCCTGGAGGAATCTATCGGCAATCCCGGGGGAAAACTTTCCCCCGGTTGCGCATTTCGGCATCGCGTCACGGTCCGGTATGGTTGTATAATGCCAGCGGATCGGAGGAACCGGAAACGATGAAGTCCAAGCGCGTCTATCGCGTGATCTTCCAGAACCAGGGGAACGTCTACGAGCTTTATGCCCGAAAGGTGAGCCAGGGCGATCTGTTCTCTTTCGTCGAGGTGGAGGACATCCTGTTCGGGGAGCGCGGCGGAGTGCTTGTGGACCCCTCGGAGGAGAGGCTCAAGTCGGAGTTTTCGGGCGTCAAAAGCACCTACATTCCGCTGCAGGCGATCGTGAGGATCGATGAGGTGGAAAAGGAAGGGGTGAACAAGATCATCGCCGCCGTCGGACCCAAGGACAACATAACGCCCTTCCCCTTGCCGCTTAGCCCTCTGGGAGGCAAACCCCCCAAAGGTTGACCCGGCAACCCCTCGTTATTGCGGGGGGAGGGGCAGGCAGTACCGGATGTGGATAAAAATGGTGATTTCCGCCCCGTTTCCCTACCCGCCGGGGGAAGAACGCTTCGGTC is part of the Candidatus Deferrimicrobiaceae bacterium genome and encodes:
- a CDS encoding DUF1820 family protein, whose amino-acid sequence is MKSKRVYRVIFQNQGNVYELYARKVSQGDLFSFVEVEDILFGERGGVLVDPSEERLKSEFSGVKSTYIPLQAIVRIDEVEKEGVNKIIAAVGPKDNITPFPLPLSPLGGKPPKG